The stretch of DNA CAAGTCCACCCATAGTGTAAAAAATATGGTGGACAGAAAAATCACCAATTGCTCATTTCCAACTTTATAAATTTCTTTAAATTGTCCGGGAGAAGAAAGTCTATAACCCACAATCATTAAAATTGCGGCAAGAGATGCTAAAGGAATTTTTTGTATTAACCCCGGCACCAATAATATAAAGAGAAGTAAGAATAGTCCATGAAAAAAATTGGACCATCTTGTCCTTGCACCATTGGTAATATTTGCAGAGCTTCTTACTACCTCTGCGATGATAGGAATACCTCCAATAAAACCTAGAAAAGTGTTTCCGATTCCTTTAGCGATAAGCTCTTGATTCATATTCGACCTTCTTTTAAAAGGGTCCAACTTATCAACTGCCGATGCAGTTAGCAAAGATTCAAGACTTGCCACAAGAGCAATTGCAATAATTGTTGAGATAGATTTTATAGAAAAAATTATAGAGAAATCCGGAAATACCATCCCATTCAAAAGTACATTAGGAAGAGCTACTAAATCTTTAGGTCCAATTGAATAAGAATGATTAAAAAGTGTTACAGAATGTTCATGGCTTATATCAAATAAATTACTTAGTATAACAGCAACAATAACTACGAGTAGTGGTGCAGGAATTCGTTTTATCCAGTCATTTTTTATCATCGGTAAAACTATCAATATACAGAGACTAACGCATCCAATTAAAGCCAACTCTGGATTCAGATGCGATATGCTTCTCGGAATTTCTAAAATCAAATCAAAGACTTCTTTAGATTCAGGTTTTACACCCAATGCAGTATGAAATTGTTTAGAAAAAATAATAATTCCAATTGATGCAAGCATTCCATGAATTACAGATGCGGGAAAAAGTGCAACGATTGAGCCTGATCGAAAAATTCCCATGATCACTTGTAAGATTCCAGCGCATACAATTGCAGCCAATGTATATTTAAACCCAATGGACGGGTCTCCCATTCCAAGATTATCAATAGCATGAAGTACAATAACAATCAGCCCGGCAGCGGGACCATTTATAGTTACGTAAGATCCACTAAACAGAGACACAAAAATTCCGCCTACAATTCCTGCGAATATTCCAGAAACAGGAGGAGCTCCGGATGCAACTGC from Leptospiraceae bacterium encodes:
- a CDS encoding SulP family inorganic anion transporter, with the translated sequence MKDKAIQSPLDGIKGLKENWKTDIVSGFIIFLIALPLCIGIAVASGAPPVSGIFAGIVGGIFVSLFSGSYVTINGPAAGLIVIVLHAIDNLGMGDPSIGFKYTLAAIVCAGILQVIMGIFRSGSIVALFPASVIHGMLASIGIIIFSKQFHTALGVKPESKEVFDLILEIPRSISHLNPELALIGCVSLCILIVLPMIKNDWIKRIPAPLLVVIVAVILSNLFDISHEHSVTLFNHSYSIGPKDLVALPNVLLNGMVFPDFSIIFSIKSISTIIAIALVASLESLLTASAVDKLDPFKRRSNMNQELIAKGIGNTFLGFIGGIPIIAEVVRSSANITNGARTRWSNFFHGLFLLLFILLVPGLIQKIPLASLAAILMIVGYRLSSPGQFKEIYKVGNEQLVIFLSTIFFTLWVDLLVGIGMGILTKILVQFIQGVSPSEMFVLKHDKKVEKNGTNVISITGAATFSNYILLRRAIANIPQDKNIILDFSNSKFIDHTVMENLIELGIQKENEANRIIIKNVKGQKRLSEEIGTAKVH